One window of the Anolis sagrei isolate rAnoSag1 chromosome 5, rAnoSag1.mat, whole genome shotgun sequence genome contains the following:
- the LOC132762113 gene encoding probable serine/threonine-protein kinase PkwA, producing the protein MARRRLEEALQASRLKAAEEEEAEKGRDVSPRRVSLAHDPHGIFSLGFGPAGRQLAAGFGDGALQLVDTETGLPESSSSLKTGPLAGPVTAVCFLGGRPGLLLAAGAEGSVAAFLPPDRSPVASLAEEGNETHALDVCRDGSAFATAGKDRHLRLYDTRTLQLFRIIKAPDFMAGDDFTPLSGHSRRVFALRFHPEELHLFLTGGWDNSVKVWDKRVAKGAQSVINGPHICGPGIDIKGDLVLTASWVPRNALQLWDLRTTCLCQDLPFPGSLTQGEFLYGARFCARDMVVAGGSGTGGASVIHTSTGKVAGEILLPSKPVHVVASAPGGTTLAVAGAGGNLHLAQLH; encoded by the exons ATGGCCCGTCGCCGCCTGGAGGAGGCTCTGCAGGCCTCTCGCTTgaaggcggcggaggaggaggaggcggagaagGGGAGGGATGTCTCCCCGCGGAGGGTCTCCCTCGCCCACGACCCCCACGGCATCTTCAGCCTCGGCTTCGGCCCCGCAGGGAGGCAGCTGGCCGCGGGATTCGGAGATGGCGCCCTCCAG cTGGTGGACACCGAGACAGGCCTCCcagaatcctcctcctccttgaagACCGGGCCTCTTGCGGGTCCCGTGACAGCTGTCTGCTTTCTGGGGGGCCGGCCAGGGCTGCTGCTAGCCGCGGGGGCCGAGGGCTCCGTCGCCGCCTTCCTCCCACCTGACCGCTCCCCAGTGGCTTCGCTGGCCGAGGAGGGGAATGAGACCCACGCGCTGGACGTCTGTCGCGATGGGAGCGCCTTCGCCACCGCCGGCAAGGACCGCCACCTCCGCCTCTATGACACCCGCACCCTCCAA CTCTTCCGCATCATCAAGGCGCCGGACTTCATGGCTGGGGATGACTTCACCCCGCTGAGTGGCCACTCGCGGAGGGTCTTTGCCTTGCGCTTCCACCCGGAGGAGCTGCACCTCTTCTTGACTGGCGGCTGGGACAACTCCGTCAAG GTGTGGGACAAACGCGTGGCAAAGGGTGCCCAGAGCGTGATCAACGGGCCCCACATCTGCGGCCCCGGGATCGACATCAag GGAGACCTGGTCCTGACCGCCTCATGGGTCCCGCGCAACGCCCTGCAGCTCTGGGACCTGCGCACCACTTGCCTGTGCCAAGACCTGCCCTTCCCCGGGAGCCTCACGCAAGGGGAATTTCTTTACGGCGCCCGGTTCTGCGCAAGGGACATGGTGGTGGCCGGAGGCAGCGGCACTGGCGGGGCCAGCGTCATCCACACCAGCACAGGGAAG GTGGCTGGGGAGATCCTGCTGCCCAGTAAGCCGGTCCATGTGGTGGCATCAGCTCCTGGAGGGACCACGCTTGCTGTGGCCGGTGCTGGAGGGAACCTCCACCTTGCGCAGCTCCactaa